A single Nocardioides bizhenqiangii DNA region contains:
- a CDS encoding 4'-phosphopantetheinyl transferase family protein: MTRDLLRREAEAILCRETGAEAVARLCPRCGSSVHGRPLVDGGAHVSLSYARDLVAVAWSWAGPVGIDVELGDRLEWTRLEALLKAGGEGIADRLADPVDLPDVPTAVLPMPDGYVGTLVGQDVSWRLAGPGAPAAATST, translated from the coding sequence ATGACGCGCGACCTGCTTCGCCGGGAAGCGGAGGCGATCCTCTGCCGCGAAACCGGCGCTGAGGCCGTCGCCCGGCTTTGTCCACGGTGCGGCAGCTCGGTGCACGGTCGTCCGTTGGTCGACGGCGGCGCACACGTCAGTCTCTCCTACGCAAGGGACCTCGTCGCCGTCGCGTGGAGCTGGGCTGGTCCCGTGGGGATCGACGTCGAGCTGGGTGACCGACTCGAGTGGACCCGCCTGGAGGCGCTCCTGAAGGCGGGTGGCGAGGGGATCGCGGATCGGCTCGCAGACCCCGTCGACCTGCCCGACGTACCGACCGCTGTCCTGCCGATGCCCGACGGCTACGTCGGCACCCTGGTCGGTCAGGACGTCAGCTGGCGGCTGGCAGGTCCGGGAGCTCCGGCTGCTGCAACCAGCACTTGA
- a CDS encoding class I SAM-dependent methyltransferase, whose translation MKTAYVASLRALRRILAAVGLLGLLDRWARRSRTGLWVRSLLSIYDLQDLLSYDVPWWTFEASDRVAGFLSTRPQARVFEWGSGASTVWMSKRAGDVTSIEHDAEWGAIVEPVLPDNAVVKIASPRTAIGDPAEERSGKPGFEGLDFSEYVAAVDVTDGHFDLIVIDGRARGACFHRAVSRLAPGGVLVFDNVDRKRYRDAIASSPVAVDVEWTRGLTPALPYPTRTALVRLRD comes from the coding sequence ATGAAGACTGCGTACGTCGCCAGCCTTCGAGCGCTCCGCCGGATCCTGGCCGCGGTCGGTCTGCTCGGTCTTCTCGACCGGTGGGCCAGACGATCGCGAACCGGGCTCTGGGTGCGCTCGCTGCTCTCGATCTACGACCTTCAGGACCTGCTGAGCTACGACGTCCCATGGTGGACCTTCGAGGCCTCCGACCGCGTCGCCGGCTTCCTGTCCACGCGGCCGCAGGCACGCGTGTTCGAGTGGGGGTCGGGGGCCTCGACGGTCTGGATGTCGAAGCGCGCCGGCGACGTGACGTCCATCGAGCACGACGCGGAATGGGGGGCGATCGTCGAACCGGTGCTCCCCGACAACGCGGTGGTCAAGATCGCCTCGCCCCGGACGGCGATCGGTGATCCGGCGGAGGAGCGCTCAGGCAAGCCAGGCTTCGAGGGACTCGACTTCTCCGAGTACGTGGCCGCTGTCGACGTGACGGATGGTCACTTCGATCTCATCGTCATCGACGGCCGGGCGCGCGGCGCCTGCTTCCATCGGGCCGTCTCCCGGCTCGCACCCGGAGGCGTCCTCGTCTTCGACAACGTGGACCGGAAGCGCTACCGCGACGCCATTGCCTCGTCCCCGGTGGCCGTCGACGTCGAGTGGACACGGGGCCTGACTCCTGCGCTGCCCTACCCGACGCGCACGGCCCTCGTGAGGCTTCGTGACTGA
- a CDS encoding glycosyltransferase family 2 protein, with amino-acid sequence MSTNLWVVVPALNEAENLALVVPRILDALELVDMEGHVVVVDDGSTDKTREVVADLADRHSAVRLLSLGRNMGKATALRRGFDEALLEGAEVVVMMDADGQDDPAELPLLLDRLADGADLVTGARTVRNDRFVKRNTSKLYNAATARLSGAPGKDFNSGFKVMRGEVARNASPMLYGELHRYLTVVAHWLGYRVAEVSVQHHERLHGKTKYGLARFWRGFVDLMTVRFLMTYESRPSHLFSGLGMASMAAGGLALAYLFAEKVAGAEIGGRPLLIAGVVLVLGGLQLVLFGLLAELQVYSRQRERA; translated from the coding sequence ATGTCCACCAACCTGTGGGTCGTCGTACCGGCCCTCAACGAAGCAGAGAACCTGGCCCTCGTGGTGCCACGGATCCTCGACGCGCTCGAGCTCGTCGACATGGAGGGCCACGTGGTCGTGGTCGACGATGGTTCGACGGACAAGACCCGCGAAGTGGTCGCCGATCTCGCGGACCGACACTCGGCGGTTCGCCTGCTGTCGCTGGGCCGCAACATGGGCAAGGCCACCGCGTTGCGCCGTGGGTTCGACGAAGCGCTGCTCGAGGGCGCCGAGGTCGTCGTGATGATGGACGCCGACGGACAGGACGATCCGGCTGAGCTGCCACTCCTCCTCGACCGGCTCGCCGACGGCGCCGACCTCGTCACGGGCGCACGAACCGTGCGCAACGACCGGTTCGTGAAGCGGAACACGTCCAAGCTCTACAACGCGGCCACAGCACGTCTGTCGGGTGCCCCGGGCAAGGACTTCAACTCCGGGTTCAAGGTGATGCGAGGTGAGGTTGCCCGCAATGCCTCCCCGATGCTGTACGGCGAGCTCCACCGGTACCTCACGGTGGTGGCGCACTGGCTGGGCTACCGGGTGGCCGAGGTCAGCGTGCAGCACCACGAGCGCTTGCACGGCAAGACGAAGTACGGGCTCGCCCGGTTCTGGCGCGGCTTCGTCGATCTGATGACCGTGCGGTTCCTGATGACCTATGAGAGCCGGCCCTCACACCTGTTCAGCGGGCTCGGCATGGCCAGCATGGCCGCCGGCGGGCTCGCCCTCGCCTACCTGTTCGCCGAGAAGGTGGCCGGGGCGGAGATCGGTGGTCGGCCCCTGCTCATCGCAGGCGTGGTTCTGGTGCTCGGCGGGCTGCAGTTGGTGCTGTTCGGGCTGCTGGCCGAGCTGCAGGTCTACTCCCGGCAGCGCGAGCGGGCGTGA
- a CDS encoding 1,4-dihydroxy-2-naphthoyl-CoA synthase — MSAIEGVSETFDPAAWDEVPGFEGLTDLTYHRARAHGTVRIAFDRPDVLNAFRPHTVDELLRALEHARTSADVGCVILTGNGPSAKNGKRSFCTGGDQRIRGKAGYQYEEVDAGVSTGSTSESTGAEEPSPIDKAKLARLHILECQRLIRFMPKVVVCVVPGWTAGGGHSLHVVCDLTLASAEHARFKQTDADVGSFDGGYGSAYLARQVGQKYAREIFFLAEEYDAADGMRMGTVNRAVPHAELEATALEWGRIINGKSPTAVRMLKYAFNLPDDGLVGQQLFAGETTRLAYMTDEAQEGRDQFLEKREPDWSPYPWYY; from the coding sequence ATGAGCGCGATCGAGGGTGTGTCGGAGACGTTCGACCCGGCGGCGTGGGACGAGGTGCCTGGCTTCGAGGGCCTGACCGACCTCACCTACCACCGCGCCAGGGCGCACGGCACGGTCCGGATCGCGTTCGACCGGCCGGACGTGCTCAACGCGTTCCGCCCGCACACCGTCGACGAGCTGCTCCGCGCGCTGGAGCACGCGCGCACCTCTGCCGACGTCGGCTGCGTGATCCTCACCGGCAACGGCCCGTCGGCGAAGAACGGCAAGCGGAGCTTCTGCACCGGCGGTGACCAGCGGATCCGGGGCAAGGCGGGCTACCAGTACGAGGAAGTCGACGCGGGGGTCTCGACAGGCTCGACCAGCGAGTCGACCGGCGCGGAGGAGCCGAGCCCGATCGACAAGGCGAAGCTGGCCCGGCTGCACATCCTCGAGTGCCAGCGGCTGATCCGGTTCATGCCGAAGGTCGTCGTGTGCGTCGTACCCGGCTGGACCGCCGGCGGCGGCCACTCGCTGCACGTGGTGTGCGACCTGACCCTGGCCAGCGCCGAGCACGCGCGCTTCAAGCAGACCGACGCCGACGTCGGGTCCTTCGACGGTGGCTACGGGTCGGCGTACCTCGCCCGCCAGGTCGGCCAGAAGTACGCCCGCGAGATCTTCTTCCTCGCCGAGGAGTACGACGCCGCCGACGGCATGCGGATGGGCACCGTCAACCGCGCGGTCCCGCACGCGGAGCTCGAGGCCACCGCACTCGAGTGGGGCCGGATCATCAACGGCAAGAGCCCCACCGCCGTGCGGATGCTGAAGTACGCCTTCAACCTCCCCGACGACGGCCTGGTCGGCCAGCAGCTCTTCGCCGGTGAGACCACCCGCCTCGCCTACATGACCGACGAGGCCCAGGAGGGCCGCGACCAGTTCCTCGAGAAGCGCGAGCCCGACTGGTCGCCGTACCCCTGGTACTACTGA
- a CDS encoding dihydrofolate reductase family protein — MTPIRLYMSMSLDGFIAGPDDRPGQELGRGGGRLFNWLDDRNEPGINGQVYAEALATGAVISGRRTFELAGRWGGDHHDGVPINVLTRSVDDGDEPPGSARFYTDVAACAADARAAAGDAAVMVHGAGAAQALLRAGELDEIELHLVPVLLAGGRRLFDNLDDRTELELVRHLEGRDATHLRYRVRHATAREG; from the coding sequence ATGACGCCGATCCGCCTGTACATGTCGATGTCGCTTGACGGCTTCATCGCCGGCCCCGACGACCGCCCGGGTCAGGAGCTCGGCCGCGGGGGAGGCCGGCTCTTCAACTGGCTCGACGACCGGAACGAACCCGGGATCAACGGCCAGGTGTACGCCGAGGCCCTGGCGACCGGTGCCGTGATCTCCGGTCGCCGCACCTTCGAGCTGGCCGGCCGCTGGGGCGGCGACCACCACGACGGGGTGCCGATCAACGTGCTGACCCGTTCCGTCGACGACGGCGACGAGCCGCCGGGCTCCGCGCGCTTCTACACCGATGTCGCAGCGTGTGCCGCGGACGCTCGAGCCGCCGCCGGCGATGCCGCCGTCATGGTCCACGGTGCCGGCGCTGCGCAGGCGCTGCTGCGCGCCGGTGAGCTCGACGAGATCGAGCTGCACCTTGTACCGGTCCTGCTCGCCGGAGGCAGGCGGCTGTTCGACAACCTGGACGACCGCACCGAGCTGGAGCTGGTCCGCCACCTCGAAGGGCGGGACGCCACCCATCTGCGGTACCGCGTCCGTCACGCAACGGCCCGGGAGGGCTGA
- a CDS encoding VOC family protein yields MKTLFPAFRVSDLDVALGFYTALGYDVVGNIDVGGGTRLAMLALPEEPDVSLELVHRPADGRVDPGGFDHLAVQADDLDATRERLLARGLRPSDVELPGGLDGPRTAWLVDPDGYRIELVQWPLGHPVGMTRADFTDQPS; encoded by the coding sequence ATGAAAACGCTGTTCCCCGCCTTCCGTGTGAGCGACCTGGACGTCGCACTCGGGTTCTACACCGCCCTCGGCTACGACGTCGTCGGCAACATCGACGTGGGTGGGGGGACGCGGCTGGCGATGCTGGCGCTCCCCGAGGAGCCGGACGTCTCGCTCGAGCTGGTGCACCGCCCCGCGGACGGTCGTGTCGATCCGGGTGGCTTCGATCACCTGGCCGTGCAGGCCGACGACCTCGACGCCACCCGGGAGCGGCTGCTGGCGCGCGGGCTTCGGCCTTCCGACGTCGAGCTTCCCGGCGGGCTCGATGGACCGCGGACGGCGTGGCTGGTCGATCCCGACGGCTACCGCATCGAGCTCGTCCAGTGGCCACTCGGCCACCCGGTGGGGATGACCCGCGCCGACTTCACAGACCAGCCCTCGTGA
- a CDS encoding nitroreductase family deazaflavin-dependent oxidoreductase, with translation MTDLLEGEYEPSAAQWVRDQVATYEATGGKEGNILRGRADWPIVVVTSRGSKSGKLRKNPVMRVEKDGVYVAIASYGGGPRNPTWVANFLADPVVQLQDGPEPALYRARLVEGDERQQWWDLAVATWSTYATYQEKTDRQIPVFVLEPISD, from the coding sequence ATGACGGATCTCCTCGAAGGTGAGTACGAGCCCAGCGCGGCCCAGTGGGTGCGCGACCAGGTCGCGACGTACGAGGCGACCGGCGGCAAGGAGGGCAACATCCTCAGGGGCCGTGCGGACTGGCCGATCGTGGTCGTCACCTCGCGCGGCTCCAAGTCCGGCAAGCTGCGCAAGAACCCGGTGATGCGGGTGGAGAAGGACGGCGTCTACGTCGCCATCGCGTCGTACGGAGGCGGCCCGCGCAACCCCACCTGGGTCGCCAACTTCCTGGCCGACCCGGTCGTCCAGCTCCAGGACGGTCCGGAGCCCGCGCTCTACCGCGCCCGTCTGGTGGAGGGCGACGAGCGGCAGCAGTGGTGGGACCTCGCGGTGGCCACGTGGTCGACGTACGCCACCTACCAGGAGAAGACCGACCGCCAGATCCCGGTGTTCGTGCTGGAGCCGATCAGCGACTGA
- a CDS encoding ACT domain-containing protein codes for MPFLLRVELPDVPGSLGRVATAIGMAGGDIDAIEIVEKRDGVALDDVLLETAEGTMPDSIVSACNGIDGVNVVWVSRYPAGGNLVLDLEAVEELTVAPADALHKLVDLLPRTFRSDWAARVHRAKGVVHGTSAAPDEFDFVDLEGPRRLEAETDDDVTLYAAARLDGNEIVVIGRRGGPEFVDSEIARLGHLTGLAVTIAGT; via the coding sequence ATGCCGTTCCTCCTGCGTGTCGAGCTGCCCGACGTCCCGGGGTCCTTGGGCAGGGTCGCGACCGCGATCGGTATGGCGGGCGGCGACATCGACGCGATCGAGATCGTCGAGAAACGCGACGGCGTCGCGCTCGACGACGTGCTGCTCGAGACCGCCGAGGGCACCATGCCCGACTCGATCGTCTCGGCGTGCAACGGCATCGACGGCGTGAACGTGGTCTGGGTCAGCCGCTACCCGGCCGGCGGCAACCTGGTGCTCGACCTCGAGGCGGTCGAGGAGCTGACCGTCGCGCCGGCCGACGCGCTCCACAAGCTGGTCGACCTGCTGCCCCGGACCTTCCGGTCCGACTGGGCGGCGCGGGTGCATCGTGCGAAGGGCGTCGTGCACGGCACCAGTGCCGCGCCGGACGAGTTCGACTTCGTCGACCTCGAGGGGCCCCGCCGGCTGGAGGCCGAGACCGACGACGACGTCACCCTCTATGCGGCCGCGCGGCTCGACGGCAACGAGATCGTCGTGATCGGGCGGCGCGGCGGTCCGGAGTTCGTCGACTCCGAGATCGCCCGGCTCGGGCACCTGACCGGCCTCGCCGTCACGATCGCCGGCACCTGA
- the recD gene encoding exodeoxyribonuclease V subunit alpha — MTELFEVEERDDHRIAAGATGLLATFNQGGLLTAADVHAAARICALAGEDDPQVALAVAVTVRAARHGSVCVDLADLAASEGAEDLPWPDRDDWQTAVTASPLSSAGVLRREGALLYLDRFWREEGQVRDDLLRRIAAPPPVVEEAVLATTAGRLFPEGYDEQRTVALAAARQWTTVLTGGPGTGKTTTVAGLLALLTGQADRPLRVALTAPTGKASARLQQAVEEAQAEDRFTDADRDRLTGLTASTLHRLLGWMPGSRNRFRHHRRNKLPHDVVVVDETSMVSLTMMARLLEAVRPDARLVLVGDADQLASVEAGAVLADLVQGLAHRAPGAVTGLRTTHRFGESIGALAESLRQGDSDRVLALLTEGEERVSLHDPVEHAETLRARLLEHALAVRAAAVAGDADGALAAMDAHRLLCAHRDGPYGVAHWNRLTERLLSDHDQGVWQEWYAGRPILVTANDYGLGLFNGDTGVVVREGDRLRGVIAGVGSDLRLATARLGAVETLHAMTIHKSQGSQVGEVTLLLPPEDSPLLTRELFYTAVTRAKQRVHVVGTQEAVVAAVERRAQRATGLIQRLAQD; from the coding sequence ATGACTGAGCTGTTCGAGGTCGAGGAGCGCGACGACCACCGGATCGCCGCCGGTGCCACGGGCCTGCTCGCCACCTTCAACCAGGGCGGGCTGCTGACGGCAGCCGACGTGCACGCGGCGGCCCGGATCTGTGCCCTTGCCGGCGAGGACGACCCGCAGGTCGCGCTCGCGGTCGCGGTGACCGTGCGCGCCGCGCGGCACGGGTCCGTCTGCGTCGACCTCGCCGACCTGGCAGCGAGCGAGGGTGCCGAGGACCTGCCGTGGCCCGACCGGGACGATTGGCAGACCGCCGTCACCGCCAGCCCACTGTCGAGTGCCGGGGTGCTCCGCCGCGAGGGCGCACTGCTCTACCTCGACAGGTTCTGGCGCGAGGAGGGGCAGGTCCGCGACGACCTGCTGCGCCGGATCGCTGCGCCGCCGCCGGTGGTCGAGGAGGCGGTGCTCGCGACGACGGCCGGTCGCCTGTTCCCGGAGGGGTACGACGAGCAGCGGACCGTTGCGCTCGCCGCCGCCCGCCAGTGGACCACCGTGCTCACCGGCGGTCCCGGCACCGGCAAGACCACGACCGTGGCCGGCCTGCTCGCGCTGCTGACCGGACAGGCCGACCGCCCGCTCCGCGTCGCCCTCACCGCGCCCACGGGCAAGGCGTCGGCGCGCCTGCAGCAGGCGGTCGAGGAGGCGCAGGCGGAGGACCGCTTCACCGATGCCGACCGCGACCGGCTGACCGGGCTCACGGCGTCCACCCTCCACCGACTGCTGGGGTGGATGCCGGGTTCGCGCAACCGGTTCCGTCACCACCGTCGCAACAAGCTGCCCCACGACGTGGTGGTGGTCGACGAGACCTCGATGGTCTCGCTGACGATGATGGCGCGACTGCTCGAGGCGGTGCGTCCCGATGCGCGCCTCGTCCTCGTCGGTGATGCCGACCAGCTGGCCAGCGTCGAAGCCGGAGCCGTGCTCGCCGACCTGGTGCAGGGCCTGGCCCATCGAGCGCCAGGTGCGGTGACCGGCCTCCGCACCACCCATCGCTTCGGCGAGAGCATCGGCGCGCTGGCCGAATCGCTGCGCCAGGGCGATTCCGACCGGGTGCTCGCGCTGCTGACCGAGGGCGAGGAGCGGGTCAGCCTCCACGACCCCGTCGAGCACGCCGAGACACTCCGCGCCCGGCTGCTCGAGCACGCGCTCGCCGTACGCGCTGCCGCCGTGGCGGGCGACGCCGACGGGGCGTTGGCGGCCATGGACGCACACCGCCTGCTCTGTGCCCATCGCGACGGTCCGTACGGCGTCGCCCATTGGAACCGGCTCACCGAGCGCCTGCTCTCCGACCATGACCAGGGCGTCTGGCAGGAGTGGTACGCCGGCCGGCCGATCCTGGTCACCGCCAACGACTACGGCCTCGGGCTGTTCAACGGCGACACCGGCGTGGTCGTGCGCGAGGGCGACCGGCTCCGCGGCGTGATCGCCGGCGTCGGGAGCGACCTGCGGCTCGCGACCGCTCGCCTCGGCGCGGTCGAGACGCTGCATGCGATGACCATCCACAAGAGCCAGGGCAGCCAGGTCGGCGAGGTGACGCTGCTGCTCCCGCCCGAGGACTCGCCGCTGCTCACCCGCGAGCTGTTCTACACAGCAGTCACCCGCGCCAAGCAGCGGGTCCACGTCGTCGGCACGCAGGAGGCGGTCGTCGCCGCGGTCGAGCGGCGTGCCCAGCGCGCGACCGGTTTGATCCAACGGCTCGCACAGGACTGA